Proteins found in one Triticum urartu cultivar G1812 chromosome 4, Tu2.1, whole genome shotgun sequence genomic segment:
- the LOC125552975 gene encoding huntingtin-interacting protein K — translation MGAAVDETAAAAAAAAAVEGGPAAAAAEADSKDLQQQSKALDKLTDHVEDRQLDSSRVQSAMAALASSKEADWNAMRLREKELAAVKINPTDVEIIANELELDKKIAERTLREHKGDAVAAVRFLLR, via the exons ATGGGTGCGGCGGTCgacgagacggcggcggcggccgcggccGCCGCGGCGGTGGAGGGCGGCCCCGCTGCCGCCGCGGCGGAGGCCGACTCCAAGGACCTGCAGCAGCAGAGCAAGGCCCTCGACAAGCTCACCGACCACGTCGAGGATCGCCAGCTCGACTCCTCCCGCGTCCAATCC GCCATGGCAGCTCTTGCTTCATCTAAAGAGGCTGACTGGAATGCCATGAGACTGAG GGAGAAAGAATTAGCTGCTGTCAAGATCAACCCTACCGACGTTGAAATCATTGCCAATGAACTTGAG CTGGACAAGAAGATCGCAGAGAGGACGCTCCGAGAGCACAAGGGCGACGCTGTTGCCGCAGTCCGGTTCTTGCTTCGCTGA